One window of Elaeis guineensis isolate ETL-2024a chromosome 11, EG11, whole genome shotgun sequence genomic DNA carries:
- the LOC105053748 gene encoding thaumatin-like protein 1: protein MDSMLASPIPFLSLSFFLLFFYSSEILVEGATFTFLNKCGYTVWPGILSGSGSPELETTGFELATGDSRSLLAPTGWSGRFWARTECSFDGAGKGSCNTGDCGSGGVECKGSGAAPPATLAEFTLAGPASAKDYYDVSLVDGYNLPMMVDTRGGAGGCASTGCVADLSRRCPAELRVGDACRSACEAFGKPEFCCSGAYASPATCRPSVYSQMFKSACPKSYSYAFDDPTSTFTCSGADYTITFCPESTPSQSSQKSSRDSPTPRTGGGVMLEDDSWLASLATGAAPATRTRVSFLHQSLLILATTACILLLL, encoded by the exons ATGGATTCCATGCTTGCATCCCCAATCCCCTTTCTATCCCTCTCATTCTTCCTCCTATTCTTCTATTCAAGTG AGATACTGGTCGAAGGCGCGACATTTACATTCTTGAACAAGTGCGGCTACACGGTGTGGCCGGGGATCCTGTCGGGCTCCGGCAGCCCGGAGCTGGAGACGACCGGCTTCGAGCTGGCCACCGGCGATTCTCGGTCCTTGCTGGCACCGACCGGGTGGTCCGGCCGCTTCTGGGCCCGGACGGAGTGCAGCTTCGACGGCGCCGGCAAGGGGTCCTGCAACACCGGCGACTGCGGGAGCGGCGGGGTGGAGTGCAAGGGCAGCGGGGCGGCGCCGCCAGCGACGCTGGCGGAGTTCACCCTGGCGGGGCCGGCGTCGGCCAAGGACTACTACGACGTGAGCCTGGTGGATGGGTACAACCTGCCGATGATGGTGGATACCCGAGGCGGCGCCGGGGGGTGCGCGTCGACGGGGTGCGTGGCGGATCTGAGCCGACGGTGCCCGGCGGAGCTGAGGGTCGGTGACGCGTGCAGGAGCGCCTGCGAGGCGTTCGGGAAGCCGGAGTTCTGCTGCAGCGGGGCGTACGCGAGCCCTGCGACGTGCCGACCCTCGGTCTACTCCCAGATGTTCAAGTCGGCGTGTCCCAAGTCCTACAGCTACGCCTTCGACGACCCCACCAGCACCTTCACCTGCTCCGGCGCCGACTATACCATCACCTTCTGCCCGGAATCGACACCCAG CCAAAGCAGTCAGAAATCCTCTAGAGATTCTCCAACTCCGAGAACAGGAGGAGGGGTGATGTTGGAAGATGACTCTTGGCTTGCAAGCCTGGCCACTGGAGCTGCTCCTGCCACCAGAACGAGGGTTTCTTTCCTCCACCAATCCTTGCTAATCCTCGCCACCACGGCTTGCATCCTATTGTTGCTATAG